In the genome of Desulfuromonas acetexigens, one region contains:
- a CDS encoding aspartate-semialdehyde dehydrogenase, with protein sequence MSKEFHIAVVGATGVVGRQLLEILEERDFPVAQLRLLASERSDGEFLDFRGGSLLVQRLDEEAFAGIDLAFFCAPAAVSARFCPIAAGAGAVCIDFSGAWRIDADVPLVLPEVNPHEIARARGKKIIAIPGAAAAALAVALKPLHQLSPLRRLVVTSVQAVSGAGQAGIDELRVQCGELLNGRPCDAKVFPRQIAFNCLPQNGPFDADGVDAEEAALVHDLRRLLDLPELGVSATAVRVPVFYGYSAAVNVEAQGALSLPQARAALAATPGVALIDEPAEGDYPTPVDAAGQDEVQVGRLRVDGSRPGGLDLWLAADNLRAGAALPAVRVAELLFLGREE encoded by the coding sequence ATGTCCAAAGAGTTCCATATCGCCGTGGTCGGCGCCACCGGTGTTGTCGGTCGGCAGTTGCTCGAAATCCTCGAAGAGCGGGATTTTCCCGTGGCACAGTTGCGCTTGCTTGCTTCGGAGCGTTCCGACGGAGAGTTTCTCGACTTTCGCGGGGGTTCGCTGCTGGTGCAAAGGCTGGACGAGGAGGCCTTCGCCGGCATCGACCTCGCCTTCTTCTGCGCGCCGGCGGCCGTCAGCGCCCGTTTCTGCCCCATCGCCGCCGGCGCGGGGGCGGTCTGTATCGATTTTTCCGGCGCCTGGCGCATCGATGCCGATGTACCGCTGGTGTTGCCGGAGGTTAATCCCCATGAAATCGCCCGGGCCCGGGGCAAGAAAATCATCGCTATCCCCGGTGCGGCGGCAGCTGCCCTGGCCGTGGCGCTCAAGCCGCTACATCAGCTCAGCCCTCTGCGGCGGCTGGTGGTAACGAGCGTGCAGGCGGTTTCCGGAGCCGGCCAGGCGGGGATCGACGAGCTGCGAGTGCAGTGCGGCGAATTGCTCAATGGCCGTCCCTGCGACGCCAAGGTCTTTCCCCGACAGATCGCCTTCAACTGCCTGCCGCAAAATGGCCCTTTCGATGCCGATGGGGTCGATGCCGAAGAGGCGGCGCTGGTTCACGACCTGCGGCGGCTGCTTGACCTTCCCGAACTGGGGGTCAGTGCCACGGCAGTTCGGGTTCCGGTCTTTTACGGTTACAGCGCGGCGGTGAACGTCGAAGCGCAAGGGGCGCTCTCTCTGCCTCAGGCGCGCGCGGCCCTGGCTGCAACCCCCGGTGTGGCCCTGATCGATGAGCCGGCCGAGGGGGATTACCCGACGCCGGTCGATGCTGCCGGTCAGGATGAGGTGCAGGTCGGACGTCTGCGCGTCGACGGCTCCCGCCCCGGCGGGCTCGATCTCTGGCTGGCGGCGGATAACCTGCGGGCCGGTGCGGCTCTGCCGGCGGTACGGGTGGCGGAATTGCTGTTTTTAGGGCGTGAGGAGTGA
- the leuB gene encoding 3-isopropylmalate dehydrogenase, translated as MAKTYKVAVLPGDGIGPEVMAEALKVLDVIEKKFDVKFARTFANVGGAGIDLEGKALPQTTIDICKASDAILFGSVGGPKWESLPPDEQPERGALLPLRKIFGLYANLRPAIIFPALTGASSLKEEVIAGGFNILVVRELTGGIYFSQPKGIDGEGDARVGVDTMRYSVPEIERIAHVGFKAAQKRDKKLCSIDKANVLSTSVLWREVVTRVGKQYPDVQLSHMYVDNGAMQLVRWPKQFDVLLCENMFGDILSDEAAMLTGSLGMLPSASLAEGTFGMYEPSGGSAPDIAGQGIANPIAQILSTSMMLRYSFAMNDAADAIDTAVEKTLNQGYRTGDIFQNKAGEKKVNTVEIGAAIIANL; from the coding sequence ATGGCAAAGACGTACAAAGTAGCGGTTCTTCCCGGCGACGGCATCGGCCCCGAGGTCATGGCCGAGGCGCTGAAGGTGCTGGATGTCATTGAAAAGAAGTTCGACGTAAAATTCGCCCGCACCTTCGCCAATGTCGGCGGCGCCGGGATCGACCTTGAAGGCAAGGCGCTGCCGCAAACGACCATCGACATCTGCAAGGCCTCCGACGCCATTCTCTTCGGCTCGGTCGGCGGGCCCAAGTGGGAGAGCCTGCCTCCCGACGAGCAGCCCGAACGCGGCGCCCTGCTCCCCCTGCGCAAGATCTTCGGCCTTTACGCCAACCTGCGTCCGGCGATCATCTTTCCGGCCCTGACCGGCGCGTCGAGTCTCAAAGAAGAAGTCATCGCCGGTGGTTTTAACATCCTGGTGGTGCGAGAGTTGACCGGCGGTATCTACTTCTCCCAGCCCAAGGGGATCGACGGAGAAGGGGATGCCCGGGTCGGTGTCGACACCATGCGTTATAGCGTGCCGGAGATTGAGCGCATCGCCCATGTCGGTTTCAAGGCCGCGCAGAAGCGCGACAAGAAGCTCTGCTCCATCGACAAGGCCAACGTGTTGTCGACTTCGGTGCTCTGGCGCGAAGTGGTCACCCGCGTCGGCAAGCAGTATCCCGACGTGCAGCTTTCCCACATGTACGTCGATAACGGTGCCATGCAACTGGTGCGTTGGCCCAAGCAATTCGACGTGCTGCTCTGCGAGAACATGTTCGGCGACATCCTCTCCGACGAGGCCGCCATGCTCACCGGCTCCCTCGGCATGCTCCCCTCGGCCTCTTTGGCCGAAGGCACCTTCGGCATGTACGAACCCTCCGGCGGCAGCGCCCCTGATATCGCCGGCCAGGGGATCGCCAACCCCATCGCCCAGATCCTGTCGACGTCGATGATGCTGCGCTACTCCTTCGCCATGAATGATGCCGCCGACGCCATCGACACGGCGGTGGAAAAGACCCTCAACCAGGGCTACCGCACCGGCGACATTTTCCAGAACAAAGCCGGTGAGAAGAAGGTCAACACCGTCGAAATCGGCGCCGCGATCATCGCCAACCTTTAA
- a CDS encoding aspartate:alanine exchanger family transporter → MPLLQNPIVILLTIIVLGELLGKARLWNLSLGPSAIIFVALAFGHFGFIVPAGVQTIGLALFIYAVGLQAGPGFVSSFRSHGIPMTLAVLFIALCGTLITWACCKVFGFGAGTGAGLLSGAMTSTPSLAAAVEVVGHEHAPAAYGVTYGFGVIGMAVLIKLLPRLLRADIRAEEELLAKELTEENPPITSMHIEVSNPNLFGKRVADIFLKSIAPVTITRLLAKDAEEPVLVGADTLLEEGDQLRVVGRPADLEKVQLYIGKPVDRQIAFERMLGRKSIVLSKRQFAGSTLGFFNFRETFNVQVARITRNGMDLPADANTRLHLGDVLHFVGDERAMRNISRMLGNDLKATYDISLLPILVGLLIGLLLGNLVLPLPLVGPLKLGTTGGTLLTGLLLGARYQTGPLIWDLPDAGNRLIRDLGLALFMAAVGTSAGTTFVDTLREQGWPLLVSGMLVTLVPVILAALVGMYLLRIRLLRLIGALVGGMTSASGLAAANALSATPYAAAAYATVYPVALIGKILAVKILLLILPG, encoded by the coding sequence ATGCCCCTGCTGCAAAACCCCATCGTCATTCTGCTCACGATCATCGTCCTCGGCGAACTGCTGGGCAAGGCACGGCTGTGGAATCTCTCCCTCGGCCCTTCGGCGATCATTTTCGTGGCCCTGGCTTTCGGCCACTTCGGCTTTATCGTCCCCGCCGGGGTGCAGACCATCGGCCTCGCCCTCTTCATCTACGCCGTCGGCTTGCAGGCCGGTCCCGGTTTCGTTAGCTCCTTCCGCAGCCACGGCATCCCCATGACCCTTGCCGTACTCTTCATCGCCCTCTGCGGCACCCTAATCACCTGGGCCTGCTGCAAGGTGTTCGGCTTCGGCGCCGGCACCGGCGCCGGACTCCTTTCCGGAGCCATGACCAGCACCCCGTCGCTGGCGGCGGCGGTAGAGGTCGTCGGCCATGAACACGCACCCGCCGCCTACGGCGTGACCTACGGCTTCGGCGTCATCGGCATGGCCGTCCTTATTAAACTGCTGCCGCGCCTGCTCCGAGCCGACATCCGCGCCGAGGAAGAGCTCCTGGCGAAGGAACTGACGGAGGAAAACCCGCCGATTACCTCCATGCACATCGAGGTGAGCAATCCCAACCTCTTCGGCAAGCGCGTTGCCGACATCTTTCTCAAAAGCATCGCCCCAGTGACCATCACCCGCCTCCTCGCCAAGGACGCCGAAGAGCCGGTTCTGGTCGGCGCCGACACCCTATTGGAAGAAGGGGATCAGCTGCGCGTGGTGGGGCGCCCCGCCGACCTGGAGAAGGTGCAGCTCTACATCGGCAAGCCGGTGGATCGGCAGATCGCCTTCGAGCGAATGCTGGGCAGGAAGAGCATCGTCCTCTCCAAACGACAATTCGCCGGCAGCACCCTCGGCTTCTTCAACTTCCGGGAAACCTTCAATGTGCAGGTGGCGCGCATCACCCGTAACGGTATGGACCTGCCGGCCGACGCCAACACCCGCCTGCATCTGGGCGATGTGCTCCATTTCGTCGGGGACGAAAGGGCCATGCGCAACATCAGCCGGATGCTTGGAAACGACCTCAAGGCCACCTACGACATCAGCCTGCTGCCGATTCTGGTGGGCTTGCTGATCGGCCTGCTCCTCGGCAACCTGGTCCTGCCTCTGCCGCTGGTCGGACCGCTCAAGCTCGGCACCACCGGTGGCACTCTGCTCACCGGTCTCCTTCTTGGCGCCCGCTACCAGACCGGTCCCCTGATCTGGGACCTCCCCGATGCCGGCAACCGGCTGATCCGCGATCTCGGCCTGGCACTCTTCATGGCAGCGGTCGGCACCTCGGCCGGGACGACCTTTGTCGACACCTTGCGGGAACAGGGCTGGCCGCTGCTCGTTTCCGGGATGCTCGTCACCCTGGTGCCGGTGATCCTCGCCGCCCTCGTCGGGATGTATCTTCTGCGCATCCGCCTGCTGCGTCTGATTGGCGCCCTGGTCGGCGGCATGACCAGCGCCTCGGGCCTGGCCGCCGCCAACGCCCTCTCCGCCACCCCCTACGCCGCCGCCGCCTACGCCACCGTCTACCCGGTGGCGCTCATCGGCAAGATCCTCGCGGTCAAGATTCTGCTGCTGATCCTGCCGGGATAA
- a CDS encoding DUF2007 domain-containing protein: protein MIKLFSPENEVQLALAKSLLEAEGIPFFVHNDHFGSLYVGIQIEFLNRKTIMVDEAYEARAKEVIADFLRQDIAEPAPKKTTYSALDKLRMIAEGLVFGWVVPGKRRRRKKKE from the coding sequence TTGATCAAACTTTTCTCCCCCGAAAACGAAGTGCAACTCGCCTTGGCGAAGAGCCTGCTTGAAGCCGAAGGGATCCCCTTTTTCGTCCACAACGATCATTTCGGTTCGTTGTACGTCGGCATCCAGATCGAATTTCTCAACCGCAAGACCATCATGGTGGATGAGGCCTATGAAGCACGGGCAAAAGAGGTCATCGCCGATTTTCTGCGTCAGGATATCGCCGAGCCGGCGCCGAAGAAGACGACATACTCTGCCTTGGACAAGCTGCGCATGATTGCGGAGGGGCTGGTTTTTGGCTGGGTCGTGCCCGGGAAAAGGCGGCGGAGGAAAAAAAAAGAGTAG
- a CDS encoding peptidylprolyl isomerase — protein sequence MSASNPLVQIDTSLGEIVLELFAEQAPVTVENFIAYAKAGRYDGTIFHRVIKGFMIQGGGYTVEMEEKPTRPPIVNEARNKLKNKTGTVAMARTTEVDSAAAQFFINTEDNKFLDNTGTSAQDFGYCVFGQVVDGMKVVYTIEQQATTKVAGHDDLPKEAIVINHVEVLD from the coding sequence ATGAGCGCATCCAATCCCCTTGTCCAGATCGACACCTCTCTGGGCGAGATCGTCCTTGAACTCTTTGCCGAACAGGCTCCCGTTACCGTCGAGAACTTCATCGCCTACGCCAAGGCCGGCCGCTACGACGGCACCATTTTTCATCGCGTCATCAAGGGCTTCATGATCCAGGGGGGCGGTTACACCGTGGAGATGGAGGAAAAGCCGACCCGTCCCCCCATCGTCAACGAGGCCCGCAACAAGCTCAAGAACAAGACCGGAACCGTCGCCATGGCCCGGACGACGGAAGTCGACAGCGCCGCCGCCCAGTTCTTCATCAACACCGAGGACAACAAATTCCTCGACAACACCGGGACCAGCGCGCAGGATTTCGGCTACTGCGTTTTCGGTCAGGTGGTCGACGGCATGAAGGTGGTCTACACCATCGAACAGCAGGCCACGACCAAAGTCGCCGGCCACGACGACCTGCCCAAGGAAGCGATCGTCATCAACCACGTCGAAGTGCTGGATTAA
- a CDS encoding metal-dependent transcriptional regulator, with the protein MNLSEKAEDILEALWIATEEEGDNSAHLSTLGVGPDDEALRELDRLAYIDIKGERVYLRQEGWPEARMTVRRHRLAERLLMDVLDLKGTSGDERACEFEHLLRLGVDTKLCTLLNHPTTCPHGKPIPPGECCEEARRQGETGVVALTELKAGSTGEIAYLSTSDPKKMQKLMSMGVLPGNTLQLSRTYPTFIFKVGHSEFAVDQELAREIFVRKG; encoded by the coding sequence ATGAATCTATCGGAAAAAGCCGAGGATATTCTTGAGGCCCTGTGGATCGCCACGGAAGAGGAGGGGGATAATTCCGCCCATCTCAGCACCCTCGGTGTCGGACCGGATGACGAGGCGTTGCGCGAACTCGATCGGCTCGCCTATATCGACATCAAAGGCGAGCGGGTCTATCTGCGCCAGGAAGGCTGGCCCGAGGCACGCATGACCGTACGCCGCCACCGCCTGGCCGAACGTCTGCTTATGGACGTGCTCGACCTCAAGGGCACTTCCGGTGACGAGCGCGCCTGCGAGTTCGAGCATCTGCTGCGCCTTGGTGTCGATACCAAGCTCTGCACCCTGCTCAACCATCCCACCACCTGCCCCCACGGCAAGCCGATTCCGCCCGGGGAATGCTGCGAGGAAGCCCGTCGCCAAGGAGAGACCGGCGTCGTCGCCCTGACTGAACTCAAGGCCGGCAGCACCGGGGAGATCGCCTACCTCTCCACCAGCGACCCGAAGAAGATGCAGAAGCTGATGAGCATGGGGGTCTTGCCCGGCAATACCTTGCAACTCAGCCGCACCTATCCGACCTTCATCTTCAAGGTCGGTCATTCGGAGTTTGCCGTCGACCAGGAGCTGGCACGGGAGATCTTCGTGCGTAAAGGTTAA
- the feoB gene encoding ferrous iron transport protein B, whose amino-acid sequence MSETQLSHGQRKIILVGNPNVGKSVLFNSLTGAYTTVSNYPGTSVEVSRGHCDIDGERYEVLDTPGMYALLPITEEERVARTILLEEDPRVVVHVLAARNIERMLPMTLQLIEAGLPVLLVVNILDEAESVGMSIDIPLLQEKLGIPVVGAALGRRRGLAEIRAAIAAFDPLHRARFAYAADLERDIARVAMLLHGDYRLDRRALALLLLQKDEEIHQRVLAVEEERREDIDNVVKDIVFERRVDLHLRISLERKRVCKGLLDGVISQRQGGGPTFSERLSGWTMNPWTGVPLLLAVLYFGLYQFVGGFGAGTIVDLFEGRLFEEIINPWVVDLGTRYLPWTWLYELLVGEYGIFTLGVRYAVAIVLPIVGTFFIAFSVIEDTGYFPRLAMLVDRLFKRIGLNGRAVIPLVLGFGCDTMATIVTRTLETVRERIIATILLALAIPCSAQLGVILGLLSEVPGSLLVWSLTLAAIFLFIGFLSARMVPGERPMFYMEIPPLRMPQPRNVLVKTLTRMQWYFLEIFPLFILASVMLWAGKMTGALDWLVRAMSPVMLALGLPTEVSAAFIFGFFRRDFGAAGLYDLQTAGLLNPAQLTVAAVTLTLFVPCVAQFLVMFKERGGKVACGIFVFVTLFAFSVGWGLNRLLLFTGVLS is encoded by the coding sequence ATGTCAGAAACGCAGCTTTCCCACGGTCAACGCAAAATCATCCTGGTCGGCAATCCCAATGTCGGCAAGAGTGTCCTTTTCAATTCTCTGACCGGTGCCTACACCACCGTTTCCAACTATCCCGGTACCTCGGTGGAAGTCTCCCGCGGCCACTGCGACATCGACGGTGAGCGCTACGAGGTTCTCGACACCCCCGGCATGTACGCCCTGTTGCCCATCACCGAGGAGGAGCGGGTGGCGCGGACCATCCTGTTGGAGGAAGACCCCCGGGTGGTGGTGCATGTCCTGGCGGCGCGCAACATCGAGCGCATGCTGCCCATGACCCTGCAACTGATCGAAGCAGGGCTGCCGGTGCTGCTGGTGGTCAATATCCTGGATGAAGCCGAGAGTGTCGGCATGAGTATCGATATCCCGCTGTTGCAGGAAAAGTTGGGGATCCCCGTGGTCGGCGCGGCCCTGGGGCGGCGCCGGGGGCTGGCGGAAATCCGCGCGGCCATCGCCGCTTTTGATCCCCTGCACCGGGCGCGTTTCGCCTATGCCGCCGACCTGGAGCGAGATATCGCCCGGGTGGCGATGTTGCTGCACGGCGACTACCGCCTCGACCGGCGCGCCCTGGCGCTGTTGCTCTTGCAGAAGGATGAGGAAATCCACCAGCGGGTGCTGGCGGTGGAGGAGGAGCGGCGCGAGGACATCGACAACGTGGTCAAGGACATCGTCTTCGAACGCCGTGTCGATCTGCATCTGCGTATCAGCCTGGAACGCAAGCGGGTCTGCAAGGGGCTGCTCGACGGTGTGATTAGCCAGCGGCAGGGGGGCGGCCCGACCTTCTCCGAACGTCTTTCGGGCTGGACCATGAACCCCTGGACCGGCGTGCCGCTACTGCTGGCGGTCCTCTATTTCGGTCTGTACCAGTTTGTCGGCGGCTTCGGCGCCGGGACCATCGTCGATCTCTTTGAAGGGCGGCTCTTCGAGGAAATCATCAATCCCTGGGTGGTCGACCTGGGGACGCGCTATCTCCCCTGGACCTGGCTTTATGAATTGCTGGTCGGGGAATATGGTATTTTTACCCTCGGCGTCCGCTATGCCGTGGCCATCGTTCTCCCCATCGTCGGTACCTTTTTCATCGCCTTTTCGGTGATCGAGGACACCGGTTACTTCCCCCGGTTGGCGATGCTGGTCGATCGCCTTTTCAAACGCATCGGCCTCAATGGTCGGGCGGTCATTCCCCTGGTTCTCGGCTTCGGCTGCGACACCATGGCGACCATCGTCACCCGCACCCTGGAGACGGTGCGCGAGCGCATCATTGCTACCATCCTGCTGGCGTTGGCGATCCCCTGCAGCGCCCAACTCGGCGTCATCCTCGGCCTGCTTTCCGAGGTGCCGGGTTCGCTGCTCGTCTGGTCGCTGACCCTGGCGGCGATCTTTCTTTTTATCGGCTTTCTCTCGGCGCGGATGGTGCCGGGGGAGCGACCGATGTTCTACATGGAAATCCCCCCTCTGCGCATGCCCCAACCGCGCAATGTGCTGGTCAAGACCCTGACCCGCATGCAGTGGTATTTTCTCGAAATCTTCCCGCTCTTCATTCTCGCGTCGGTGATGCTCTGGGCCGGGAAGATGACCGGTGCCCTCGACTGGCTGGTTCGGGCCATGTCCCCGGTGATGCTGGCTCTGGGGCTGCCGACGGAAGTTTCCGCCGCCTTCATCTTCGGTTTCTTCCGCCGTGACTTCGGCGCCGCCGGACTCTATGATCTGCAGACCGCCGGCTTGCTCAACCCGGCGCAGCTCACTGTGGCGGCGGTGACCCTGACCCTTTTCGTTCCCTGTGTCGCCCAGTTTCTGGTCATGTTCAAGGAGCGCGGCGGTAAGGTCGCCTGCGGCATCTTCGTCTTCGTCACCTTGTTTGCCTTTTCCGTCGGCTGGGGTCTGAACCGGCTGCTTCTCTTCACCGGGGTACTCTCATGA
- a CDS encoding Fur family transcriptional regulator, with protein MREKTQIFRDYLTQQGLKSTSQREIILDAFLRCGSHPSTEDLYLKLRKKHPNIGYATVYRTLKLFSECGIAASRDFGDGQTRYESTTDAEHHDHLICKDCGAIVEFEDPRIEALQEEIARQHGFILLSHRHEIFGRCPLCQEKAG; from the coding sequence ATGCGGGAGAAAACACAGATCTTTCGAGATTATCTGACTCAGCAGGGACTTAAGTCGACCAGTCAGCGGGAGATCATTCTTGACGCCTTTTTGCGTTGCGGCTCCCATCCTTCGACGGAAGATCTCTACCTCAAGCTGCGCAAGAAACATCCCAATATCGGCTACGCCACCGTCTACCGTACCCTGAAGCTCTTCTCCGAATGCGGTATCGCCGCTTCCCGCGATTTCGGCGATGGCCAGACCCGCTACGAATCGACCACCGACGCCGAACATCACGACCACCTCATCTGCAAGGACTGCGGTGCCATCGTCGAATTCGAGGATCCGCGCATCGAAGCGTTGCAGGAAGAGATTGCCCGTCAACACGGTTTCATTCTGCTCAGTCATCGTCACGAAATCTTCGGCCGCTGTCCTCTCTGCCAGGAAAAGGCGGGGTGA
- a CDS encoding cytochrome c biogenesis CcdA family protein: MGNAADLTYWIAFSAGVLSFFSPCVLPLIPSYLTYITGLSFGQLQDANPSAKVRMAVILHSLAFIAGFSVVFISLGALAGVASSTFQEHMREGLVWVQRIGGILVFLFGVHMSGLFHFGVLLGEKRVQLREKPSGFLGTFLVGLAFAAGWTPCIGPILGGILALVAGTSADYAKGIFMLAVYSAGLGIPFLIAGVLFHSFLSFFNRFRKHIRVMEIITGGLLMIVGFMLFFNLFGKLTGYLYRFLPMTG, translated from the coding sequence ATGGGTAACGCTGCCGACCTGACCTACTGGATCGCTTTTTCCGCCGGGGTGCTGAGCTTCTTTTCCCCGTGCGTGCTGCCGCTGATTCCCTCTTATCTGACCTACATCACCGGCCTTTCTTTTGGCCAGCTGCAGGACGCCAACCCTTCGGCCAAGGTGCGGATGGCGGTCATCCTGCACAGCCTGGCCTTCATTGCCGGGTTCTCGGTCGTCTTTATCAGCCTCGGCGCCCTGGCCGGAGTGGCTTCTTCGACCTTTCAGGAACACATGCGTGAAGGGTTGGTCTGGGTGCAGCGCATCGGCGGCATTCTCGTCTTTCTCTTCGGTGTGCATATGTCCGGACTCTTCCACTTCGGCGTATTGCTGGGGGAAAAGCGGGTGCAGTTGCGAGAGAAGCCGAGCGGTTTCCTCGGCACCTTTCTCGTCGGTCTGGCTTTCGCCGCCGGCTGGACCCCCTGTATCGGCCCCATTCTCGGCGGCATCCTCGCTCTGGTGGCCGGGACCTCGGCCGATTACGCCAAGGGGATTTTTATGCTGGCGGTCTATTCCGCCGGTCTTGGCATCCCTTTTCTGATCGCCGGGGTGCTCTTTCACAGCTTTCTTTCCTTTTTCAACCGCTTCCGCAAGCACATCCGCGTCATGGAGATTATTACCGGCGGGCTGCTGATGATTGTCGGCTTCATGCTCTTTTTCAACCTCTTCGGAAAACTCACGGGGTATCTGTACCGTTTTCTCCCCATGACCGGCTGA
- a CDS encoding TlpA disulfide reductase family protein: MRSSLLVSLFALLLGSAVPAFAGVSRPEVPPSAGVKVGALAPDIQLVDLNGKTVTLEQFRGKVVMLNFWATWCPPCRAEMPAMQRLNDKMAGLDFVMLALNVEPDGEHTVPNFLQGKSYTFPILLDPGAKAQNRYGVFRFPETLIIGKDGIILNHILGAREWDDSSTVDYLSFLAKG, translated from the coding sequence ATGCGTTCATCCCTTTTAGTCAGCCTTTTTGCACTTCTGCTCGGCTCGGCCGTGCCGGCTTTCGCCGGTGTTTCGCGCCCCGAAGTCCCGCCTTCGGCCGGGGTCAAGGTCGGTGCTCTGGCGCCCGATATTCAGCTTGTCGATCTGAACGGTAAGACCGTCACCCTTGAACAGTTTCGGGGGAAGGTCGTCATGCTTAACTTCTGGGCGACCTGGTGTCCTCCCTGCCGGGCCGAGATGCCGGCCATGCAGCGCCTCAACGACAAGATGGCGGGACTCGATTTCGTCATGCTTGCGCTCAACGTCGAGCCCGACGGGGAGCACACGGTTCCGAACTTTCTCCAGGGGAAATCCTATACGTTCCCCATTCTGCTCGATCCGGGGGCGAAGGCGCAGAACCGCTATGGTGTCTTCCGTTTCCCTGAAACTTTAATCATTGGCAAGGATGGCATCATTCTCAATCACATCCTCGGCGCCCGGGAATGGGACGATTCTTCGACCGTCGACTACCTCAGCTTTCTGGCGAAGGGATAA
- a CDS encoding metallopeptidase family protein produces MNRRTFEHLVTRMVAKIPGEFLAEVRNLSFQVETWADAETLAEVGFDDPRDLLGYYRGVPLDERTHDYTGLPDVITIYQGAVENYRDETSESIGKIVRETIIHELAHYFGFSEEQMDVIEALWAEASDGLAVKPGAGES; encoded by the coding sequence GTGAATCGGCGCACCTTTGAACATCTGGTGACGCGTATGGTCGCCAAAATCCCCGGGGAGTTTCTCGCCGAGGTGCGTAATCTCTCCTTTCAAGTCGAAACCTGGGCCGACGCCGAGACCCTGGCCGAGGTCGGTTTTGACGATCCCCGCGACCTGCTCGGCTACTATCGCGGGGTGCCGCTGGATGAACGGACCCACGATTATACCGGGTTGCCCGACGTCATCACCATCTATCAGGGGGCGGTGGAAAATTACCGGGACGAAACCAGCGAGTCGATCGGCAAGATCGTGCGCGAGACGATCATCCACGAACTGGCCCATTATTTCGGTTTCAGCGAAGAGCAGATGGATGTCATCGAAGCGCTCTGGGCGGAGGCCTCGGACGGCCTGGCAGTGAAACCGGGTGCGGGCGAATCTTGA
- a CDS encoding PaaI family thioesterase — MARLLVDGEALRRPLERQFALDGWIDTAPFEDLVGLRIVEAEGGRALLTVDFQVKLAMGGGFMHGGALTTLADTAVAMAIKSLLPPGTIFATTELTTRFLAPVKEGRVTARAEVRGPEGRTFYGEAGLFDEQGTEVAHFTSVFRVARNQGFEA; from the coding sequence ATGGCGCGTTTGTTGGTGGATGGGGAGGCTTTGCGGCGGCCGCTGGAGCGGCAGTTTGCTCTGGATGGCTGGATCGACACCGCGCCCTTCGAGGATCTGGTGGGGTTGCGTATTGTCGAGGCGGAAGGAGGCCGAGCGCTGCTGACCGTCGATTTCCAGGTGAAACTGGCCATGGGGGGTGGTTTCATGCACGGCGGGGCGCTGACGACCCTGGCCGATACGGCGGTGGCCATGGCGATCAAATCCCTGCTGCCGCCGGGGACGATTTTTGCCACGACCGAGTTGACCACGCGCTTTCTGGCGCCGGTCAAAGAGGGAAGGGTGACGGCCCGGGCCGAGGTGCGCGGACCGGAAGGTCGTACTTTTTACGGCGAGGCCGGTCTTTTCGACGAGCAGGGGACGGAGGTCGCCCATTTCACTTCGGTCTTCCGCGTCGCCCGCAATCAGGGTTTCGAGGCGTGA